In Bacteroidota bacterium, the sequence CTGCCCGACGAATACTTGTTTTTTTTAGGAAATACCGACCCAAAAAAGAATGTTCGCGGGGTGCTGGCTGCGCTGGCAATACTGAAACAACAAGGCAAGTTACGTTTGCCCGTTGTGATGCCCGACCTTGACAGTTTGTATCTAACCCAAATCTTAAACGACATAAAAGCCCCCGATTTGGCAAACGATATTGTACTGTGCGGCTACATACCCAATGTAGAAATACCTGCTGTGTATAGCCGTGCCGTATTGTTCTTATACCCTTCGCTGCGCGAAAGTTTCGGGATACCTTTGCTGGAAGCAATGGCTTGCGGAGTGCCCGTGGTTACCTCAAACTCATCGCCAATGACTGAGGTGGCCGGCAATGCAGCACTTTACGCCGAAGCCGCCGAACCCGAATCGATAGCCGATAATATTGATATGTTGTTGAACAACGAGCAATACAGGCAACAGTTAATTGAGTTTGGTATGGAGCGGATTAAGTTGTTTTCTTGGGAAAACACAGCACGCCAAATGTTAAGCCTCTACGAAAAAATAGTATAACAAGATAGTAAACTACCTATGAAGGATTATTACAAATACACCGGATACACTTACGTTGAAGAGTTTAAACGCCTAGATTTTATTGTAGGACAAGTGCAAAAAAACGTAACACCTCCTGCCAAAATATTAGATATCGGTTGCGGTAATGGTAACCTATCGATGGTACTTGGCAGTTTGGGATATGAAGTAAAAGGTATTGATGTGGATGATACCTCGATAGAAACTGCTAAAAAAAATAATACGTTTACTAACGTGAGTTTTGATGTAGCCGATGCAAACAAATTCACCATGAATGATGAGTTTGATTTGATTGTGTGTACTGAAGTTTTGGAACACTTAACCGTGCCCGATGAGTTGGTACAATCGGCATACAGGATATTAAAACCGGGCGGTACTATGATTGTTACCGTACCCAACGGTTTTGGCCCCCGCGAAGCCTTGATGACCAAACCCATGCAATGGATGATGCGCAACGGCCACACCGATACATTGCTTAAAATTAAACGCTTTTTTGGCTATAAACATGCTACCCACCAAAGCAGCAACCCCGATTTGACGCACATACAGTTTTTTACCCGCAAATCGTTGTATAAGATGATGCAAAATGCAGGGTTTAAATTTATGGCCTTTGGTAAATCTAATTTCTTAGACCAAGTATTCCCCTTTTCGTTGGTGGCTAAACGTGTAAAAGCCCTACAGAAAATTGACAGTAAAGTGGCCGACATTTTGCCTCCTGCCTGTACCAACGGTTTTTATACCTCGTGGAAAAAGTAGCTGCCCCTTATGACATTGATTGAACTACTGTTTTGGGTGTTTTTTGCCATTGTGTTCTATACCTTTTTCGGGTATGGCATTCTGGTGTTTCTTTTAGTGAAGGTGAAAAATGTACTGTGGCCTAAAAAGAAACAGTTTGATGATACTTTTTTACCCGAAATTACCCTGATAGTACCCAGCTACAACGAGGCCGACTTTATACTGCAAAAGGTTGAAAACAGCAAAAGCCTTGATTACCCTAAGGATAAACTGAAGATAATTTTTGTAACCGACGGCAGCGACGACGGCACTTACGAAAAGATAAAAGACATTGACGGTATTATGGCCATGCACGTGCCCGAACGGGGTGGAAAATCAGGGGCGATGAACCGTGCAATGGGCTTTGTAACTACTGAATATGTGGTATTTTGTGATGCCAATACGATACTGAATAAAGAATCGCTGCGCGAGATTGTGAAGCACTACCAAAACCCAAGAAACGGCGCGGTAGCTTGTGAAAAACGCATCATACAAAAGGATAAGGAAAACGCCAGCAGTGCCGGCGAGGGTTTGTACTGGAAGTACGAATCGTTTTTGAAGAAATACGACAGCGATTTATATACCACAGCAGGTGCAGCAGGTGAGTTGATGAGCTGCCGCACTGCCCTTTACCAACATTTAGAACCCGACACATTACTGGATGATTTTATGCTTACCATGCGCATTGCTGAAAAGGGCTACCGTATTGTGTACGAACCCAAAGCATACGCTATGGAAACGGCTTCAATGTCGGTAAAAGAAGAGTTGAAACGTAAGGTGCGTATTTGTGCAGGCGGTTGGCAAAGCATTATGCGTCTGGGCAATTTGCTCAACCCGTTCTATAATTTTCCCTTGTGGTTTATTTATGTGTCGCGTAAAGTGTTAAGATGGTCGCTTACCCCACTGTGCATGCTGCTATTATTACCGCTAAACATCCTTTTAGCTCTTGATGGTACTATATTTTATATCCTGCTGTTAATAGGCCAAATTGCGTTTTACAGTGCTGCTCTATTGGGCTGGTACTTTGAGAACCGCAAAATAAAGTTCAAAGCGTTTTTTGTGCCCTATTACTTCTTCATCATGAACTACTCAGTGTTTGCGGGTTTTGTTCGCTTTATCCGTAAACGCCAGTCGGTTAGGTGGGAACGTGCAAAAAGGGCTTAAGACACTCTCCTACTCAACGATTTTTAACTTCCCATTTCAATCAGTTTCACTACTGTTTTAAGGTTGCGCGTGGTGGCTGCCACTTTCAGCTTACCCTCAAAAAAGGTATTAGTCAGCTTAGTGTTTCCATACCCGTTTGGGCAATACACGTACACGGCCTTGCCCTCAATAATAAACTCATCGGGCAAATAAGAATATGTGTTGGCAGTAGCTATGTTTTGTGCCAACGGTTCATCACCCAAAAAGGTAATGTGCAGTTTTTCAGTATCTACATCTTCACGTTTAAAAAAGGGATTGGATTCATGCACCTGTTTCATGTAATCAACCGTGCGCACCAACACCGGAACATCGTACCCAAACGTGCTTTTTATCAAGGCGGTTAATTTAGCCGCCTGCTCATTTTCCGAAGTCCCTGAATGTTCAAATACCACATTACCGCTTTGTATGTAAGTAGCTACATTGCTAAAGCCCGCCTTTTCCATAGCTGCTTTCAGTTCCTTCATGGGCATTATATTGTGTCCGCTCACATTTACGCCGCGTAGTATTGCAATGTATTTTTTCATTCTATTGGGTTTGCTCCACAAGTTTATGCTTTCTATAACAAAAAATCCCCGCCTGTTTGGACGGGGATTAAAGCATCACAATAACTGTGTACTTAAATTATAGGTTAGGTTTTAGATACACTTTAAAGATCCTTTTGCTTGAAACTGTTGAATTAGGATCAGAGGTACTTTGAGAGGCCTTCGACTCGATACCGCCATACATGTAGCCCAACATAATACCTTTGCTATCGGTTGATTTTGGCAACTTGGCCATATCAATTGTTTTTTGCCTTCCTTGACTCAAAACAATGCTTACATGGGGTACAAAAATAGCTTCAGAACCCAAGTAGCCGGGCAAAGTAGGGCTTTGCTGAGGATACTCAACGGCTGTGCTGCTTCCGGTACGTACAATGGTAGTAGCATAGTTACTAAACGGCATAGGGTCTTGTGTGTTGTTGCTGTTCACCAAATTACCCTTGTCATCATAATAATACTGGGTGATACCGCCCAATATAGTAGTATAAGTGGTTTTGCTTGCCGCATCATAAAATGCAATATTTGGGGCAGCATATTGGTTAAACTGTTGCAAGAAATTGTTATCGGTAGTAATGGTTGTGGCACCGGTAGTAGCATCCGCCTGTGAAATGTAAATAGGCGTTTGATAATCAATATTTGCTTGCGGAGTAAACACACCACCGTACACAGTAATGTTAGGATTACCGTTTACATCGTAGCTTTCAAGTACCACAAGGTCGCGACGGTGGAACGATGAATCATCCCAAGTACAAGTATCGGCAGCATACCCTGTAATTTTTGGTGTAGTGCCGCTGTTATCAATTTGGAACCTGCGAACCTCATTAGTATAAATCCCTGTAGAATTTGGGTTATAGATTGTGTTAAAGTTTTGGCCGAACACCAAATAATACCAGTTGCCGATTTTGTGCAATTCGCCACCGGTTACCCTTAGCCTATCGTCAGCCGCACTTGAAGTAATGGCTGAAGCCAAAGCGGCTGAGTTTTGGTTTTGGATAGCAGTAATAGCTGCGGGCACATTTATAGCCGTTAAATAGGGGAAAGTTTGGTAGCACGATGCCGGAGGGCTGTCCACATCGCATCCTTTGCCCGAAACTCCATAACCGCCAATGCAATACAGCGTGTTACCTTCATGGTAATACTCCATATTGGTAGCACTCAACCTGTCAAGAAATGCGGCAGGAATTGATAGTGAATCGGTTTTAGACGAATCTAAGTCTACCACATAAAAGTAGGTGTTCCTTCTTTTTGGAGTAAACACAGATGAAGTACCTGAAAAGTTGTGGAAACCGTTGGTACGTCCACCTAAAATCAGTAGTTCGCCTCCGGCTTGTGCCCAAGCAAACGATTGCAAAGCAGGGGCAAAATCGCTGTTTACTTCTTCCAAAGTAACTGTGTAAGGTGCTTTAGTAGCCGTTGCTGCATCATCAACCTTTTGTTCAGCGGGTTTGTTTTTGCAACTGCTAATTGATACTACACCCGCAACAATTGCAAGTAAGTAGTACAAATAATGTTTTTTCATGGTAATTGTTTATAGTTAGTGTATGGTGATTGTGCTTAATGACAGTGATAATTATTGCTATCAGACAGTATTAATAACATGATTTTTAATAGGAACTTCAATCTCAAGCAGGTGCAATATACTTATAGTATGTAAAGTAACAAAAAAAACTTAACCCTATTTACCATTTTTAAATACAGGTTGTTATAACCCACTTATTTAGTAATTAAACGCTTTTTGAAAAAACTTGTAACCAAACGGTTACTTTTATAAATTTGTAACCTAACAGTTACAAATAATATGCGTAGAGACGTTTTCCAGGCAATTGCCGACCCGACAAGGCGACAAATTATCGGGCTGCTGGCAAAAAATCCGATGACCCTTAATACGGTTGCCGAGAAGTTTGAGATTAGCCGGCCGGCAATTTCTAAGCACGTGCGAATACTTACAGAATGTGGTTTGATAACTGTGAAAAAACAGGGCAGGGAACGATTTTGCAGTGCCCGACCTGAAAAGATAAAAGAAGTGGCCGACTGGACCGAACAGTACCGGATTTTTTGGACGGCTAAGCTGGATGCACTTGAAGACTTTTTAAAATCAGAATAGGACATTAATTACTTAATACACACAATGGATACAACACCTTTTGTTATTGAAAGAACATTTGACGCACCGATAAACAAAGTATGGCAAGCCCTTACCGATAGGGAAAAAATGGCTAAATGGTATTTTACCCTTGACAGTTTTGAGGCTGTTGTTGGGTTTGAGTTTAGCTTTAGCGGGGGCAGTGAACAGCAAACCTATTTGCACTTGTGCCAAGTAACTGCTGTTGAGTTTGAGAAAAAACTAAGCTACACATGGCGATACGATGGCTACCCGGGCAATTCGGAAGTGACATTTGAGTTATTTGCCGATGGAGATAAAACCCATTTAAAACTTACACACGAAGGGTTGCACACCTTTGCAGGTAACGGACCTGATTTTGTGAGAGCTTGCTTTGCAGAAGGCTGGACCGAAATTGTAGGCAACCTTTTAAAACGCTACGTTGAGGCAAATTAAGGGTATAAAATAAAAAAGCCTGTTAGCATCCCTGCTCACAGGCTGTGTGGAAATTTAAACTACCCTATTCCACTATTGTTTTGCCAATGAATTCTTTCTATTTAATATGGTGCTAAAATGGGCTTGCGCCGCATTGTAGCATTTAGTTGATAGACTGCTTTTTGTATAAAAACGTTGCCTGACACTAAAGGGTTGGAAAAGGAATTGCCTGTTTTTACATTACTATGACGAAACCTTAGTTAATTAGCCTCTTCCCTATTTATGCACAGATTATTTTACGATTGCAATTTTAACTGTAGTGTTATGAAAATTAACGAAATACAACCCTGCGGGCATCTCGCTTATATTTATTGGAGTCCTGCCACTATTTAGTGTTGCAGCCTCCATTGAATGAACAGTGCGGCCCTGAATATCTGTAATAGTTAACCGGCCACATGACTCACCGGTAAATATTACCTCAAAAATACCGTTGCTTGGGTTGGGATAAACACCCAAAGAGGTTTTTTGAACTTCAGCAACTCCGGTTGTTTGGGTACAGTCGACTACTGAAATAGTGCGCACTAAAACATTTGTGTTTCCCGATGCATCTGTTGCAGTGTATGTAATCGGATATTGACCCACTACAGTAATATCAAAACTACCGGTGCGTGTTAAGTTTACAGTAGGATAATAATTATCGGTGACTGATACTGTAGGTTCTGTAAAGCTAAAATCATTTAAGCAAACTACTATAGTTGCCGGGCCGTTTATAACAGGTGCTATCCTGTCACTTACCAAAACCATGCGGATAGCATTGGCAGTATTACCCAATCCGTCAGTTACAGAATACTTCACTTGATAAACACCGGGTATATCCACCCTCACTCCAATCTGTACCGTAATTAATGAGGTTATATCATTGTTGTTGCCGTCAACCGCTGTTGCTCCCAAATCTGTGTAAGTAGTATTTACATCGTGGGTTAGCGGATTATCCCCTATTATAGTAATTACGGGAGTTGCGAGTAGTGGCATTGATGCCACAAAAAAGAATAACAGACAGCTAAAAATAATTTTGCCCGAAAGGTTTAAAGGTTGTGATAGATTTTTCATACGCTTAACAGAATTTTTTACTTCTTAAATTGGAAAACAAAGTTCCAAAATAAGCTCTAAAAACGCTATTAATTATGGTAATATTAATGCCATAATAATCTGACTATCAAATTACAGGACTCCACCCAACCCTTTGATAAAACTATACGTATTAGGAATTAATTTTATATAAAATGTAATTAATATTGTTGCTGTTGATAATCAAGCACATCTTGAGGAATATCTTTGATATTATCACCGCGCAAGCGGCGGAAACGTTTACGGGCTTCAACGGTATGTAAGCTTCCGGGGTAATCAATCACCAGTTTTTCGTACAATTCTTTGGCCTTCTCTTTATCTCCCAATTGCCTTTCATACAACTCGGCTGCTTCAAAAAGAGCATTATCAGCTAAAATATCGTAGCTAAAGTTGGTGTACACATCGGTATAATAGGCGATAGCCTCTTTGTACATTTTCTTTTTGGCAAACACACGGGCTTTGCTCAACAGCACTTCATCGTTTAGCGAGTGGGTAGGATATTTAATTTTAATACTGTCTAATTTTAGCAAAGCCAAATCGGGGTCATTGCGCAGCAGCAGCAGGTTGGCTTCGGCATACAGCATTAATGCACTGTCATCACCGTCTTCAAACCCGTAATTATCCTGTATCACCATGCTTAATTCTATGGCGTTGTTAGAAATCAAATGGCTGGTTGCCGATTTCAGCACATCCAACTGCGCCTGTGCCCACTCAAACTCGCCTTTATAGAATGACAATCGAGCATTGCGAAATTTAGCTTCTTGCCCCAACGGTTCATCTTTAAAGTCTTTATCTACCTGCCCGTATAGCAACTGTGCTTCCCAAATATCGCCCCATACTAAGTATGCATCGCCAAGCTCCAGCTTGCATTCAGCCGTAAACGATTTATTCATGCGGGGTATTTCAATCGCCCGTTTTAATAACTCAATGGCTTCCTTCGGTCTGTCAAAATAATAATTATACAAGTGCGCCAGTTGACGCATCGCGGGTGCTGAGATATAATTCTCACCAACTTCGGCAATAAACTCTTTGTAGTTCTTTTCAGTTTCGGTGATAAAGGCAGCATCGTACTCCCCTGTTTCGGTTATCTTTTTGTAACTGACCGTAAGCAAGCCGTTGCGGGCATCCAAGTAAAAAATCTTGTCAATACCTAAACCAATAATGTATTTGTAGCAATCCACAGCCACGTCAAGCGCATCGTTGGTAATAGCCAACTCAGCCAGTTCAATCATACGCCTGCCGTCTTCTTTATTACGTTTATCCAACGCCCTGAACTGAAGAAAAGCCCCGTAAAAATCTTTTTGCTGCACCAGCAACCACAATAACATTTCGGTGTACACCCCATCAGGAGCTTTTTGTATGCGGGTGAGAATCTCCTTTTTCAGCAGTTTCCAATCTTCATCGTTGGTGAAACGGTCTAAGAAATTGTTTTGTACTGAGGTAATCTCTTCGGGAAATATTGACAGGTGATTCAGGTATTCAGTAATCATCCGTTCTTTGTTACCGGTCTTCAAATACAACGAGCCTAAATCCAAGGCCATAATGTTGTTGTCGTTATACAGCTTGCGGGCTTTCTCTATTGTTTTTATTGCCCAAGAATAAAGATCGCGTTTCACAAACGCATTAGTAAGTGCTGCTATCTCTTCTTGTGCGGGGGCTTTGCCCATTTTTTTCAAACAGTCTTCGTATTCTTCCTCGGCATCCTTTTGCTCCCCTTTCTTCTCATACACAAAACCTAAATCTACCCTGTAATACGTATTATCGGGAAAACGCTTTTTCTGCTTTTTTACCGTCTTTTCTGCTTTGTCAAACTCTTTCAGTTTAAAATAGCAGGTAAGTAAATTATCGTAATAGTAGGGCGATTGCGTGGTTTTATCCAACAGCTTCTCATACAAAACGGCGGCTTTGTCAAACTCACCGTTGGCAAAGTATTGGGCTGCCAATGCCTCATCGGCATTGTCTTGGGCATATAGGCCGGTACAGCCTAAGGCCAATAGCAGCAAAAAGGATATTTTTTTTAGCAAGTGCATGTATTGCTCAATACTTTTAGTAAACGCAAAGTAAAACCAAGATATTTTAAATTATCGGTTTGTAGTTTAACTGTGTGAAACTTTTGACGAACATTTATTCCAAACACTTCAAACTTTGGGACACAATTTGCAAGTAAGTGCAACGGTGCTTCATCCAAACCGTATAATATCACTATTTTCGCAGGCTAAAACTGTGCCCGTTTGAGCGTTTTAAAGAAATTAGCCGGAGAAACTGCCATCTATGGAATACCCACAATTGCGGGTAGACTGATTAGTTTTTTCTTGGTGCCAATGTACACTAATCTCTTTGGTCCTTCCGAGTACGGGGTTGTAACCAGCATGTTTGCCTATGCCAGTTTTTTTAATGTGTTGTTTACGTACGGTATGGAAACTACGTTTTTCCGCTTTGCCAATGCACACCCCGAAAACGATAAGGTATATTCAACTGCCTATAATTCTATAATTATCAGCACGCTCTTTTTTCTGTTTATTGCTATCCTGTTTAAACAGCCTATTGCCGATTGGATGGAGATAGGTGAACACCCCGAATATTTTTTGTGGTTTGCTATTATTTCAGGCATGGATGCTTTGGTGGCGCTACCGTTTGT encodes:
- a CDS encoding class I SAM-dependent methyltransferase: MKDYYKYTGYTYVEEFKRLDFIVGQVQKNVTPPAKILDIGCGNGNLSMVLGSLGYEVKGIDVDDTSIETAKKNNTFTNVSFDVADANKFTMNDEFDLIVCTEVLEHLTVPDELVQSAYRILKPGGTMIVTVPNGFGPREALMTKPMQWMMRNGHTDTLLKIKRFFGYKHATHQSSNPDLTHIQFFTRKSLYKMMQNAGFKFMAFGKSNFLDQVFPFSLVAKRVKALQKIDSKVADILPPACTNGFYTSWKK
- a CDS encoding glycosyltransferase family 2 protein, translating into MELLFWVFFAIVFYTFFGYGILVFLLVKVKNVLWPKKKQFDDTFLPEITLIVPSYNEADFILQKVENSKSLDYPKDKLKIIFVTDGSDDGTYEKIKDIDGIMAMHVPERGGKSGAMNRAMGFVTTEYVVFCDANTILNKESLREIVKHYQNPRNGAVACEKRIIQKDKENASSAGEGLYWKYESFLKKYDSDLYTTAGAAGELMSCRTALYQHLEPDTLLDDFMLTMRIAEKGYRIVYEPKAYAMETASMSVKEELKRKVRICAGGWQSIMRLGNLLNPFYNFPLWFIYVSRKVLRWSLTPLCMLLLLPLNILLALDGTIFYILLLIGQIAFYSAALLGWYFENRKIKFKAFFVPYYFFIMNYSVFAGFVRFIRKRQSVRWERAKRA
- a CDS encoding DUF5011 domain-containing protein, with translation MKNLSQPLNLSGKIIFSCLLFFFVASMPLLATPVITIIGDNPLTHDVNTTYTDLGATAVDGNNNDITSLITVQIGVRVDIPGVYQVKYSVTDGLGNTANAIRMVLVSDRIAPVINGPATIVVCLNDFSFTEPTVSVTDNYYPTVNLTRTGSFDITVVGQYPITYTATDASGNTNVLVRTISVVDCTQTTGVAEVQKTSLGVYPNPSNGIFEVIFTGESCGRLTITDIQGRTVHSMEAATLNSGRTPINISEMPAGLYFVNFHNTTVKIAIVK
- a CDS encoding tetratricopeptide repeat protein, which produces MHLLKKISFLLLLALGCTGLYAQDNADEALAAQYFANGEFDKAAVLYEKLLDKTTQSPYYYDNLLTCYFKLKEFDKAEKTVKKQKKRFPDNTYYRVDLGFVYEKKGEQKDAEEEYEDCLKKMGKAPAQEEIAALTNAFVKRDLYSWAIKTIEKARKLYNDNNIMALDLGSLYLKTGNKERMITEYLNHLSIFPEEITSVQNNFLDRFTNDEDWKLLKKEILTRIQKAPDGVYTEMLLWLLVQQKDFYGAFLQFRALDKRNKEDGRRMIELAELAITNDALDVAVDCYKYIIGLGIDKIFYLDARNGLLTVSYKKITETGEYDAAFITETEKNYKEFIAEVGENYISAPAMRQLAHLYNYYFDRPKEAIELLKRAIEIPRMNKSFTAECKLELGDAYLVWGDIWEAQLLYGQVDKDFKDEPLGQEAKFRNARLSFYKGEFEWAQAQLDVLKSATSHLISNNAIELSMVIQDNYGFEDGDDSALMLYAEANLLLLRNDPDLALLKLDSIKIKYPTHSLNDEVLLSKARVFAKKKMYKEAIAYYTDVYTNFSYDILADNALFEAAELYERQLGDKEKAKELYEKLVIDYPGSLHTVEARKRFRRLRGDNIKDIPQDVLDYQQQQY
- a CDS encoding DUF1697 domain-containing protein, translating into MKKYIAILRGVNVSGHNIMPMKELKAAMEKAGFSNVATYIQSGNVVFEHSGTSENEQAAKLTALIKSTFGYDVPVLVRTVDYMKQVHESNPFFKREDVDTEKLHITFLGDEPLAQNIATANTYSYLPDEFIIEGKAVYVYCPNGYGNTKLTNTFFEGKLKVAATTRNLKTVVKLIEMGS
- a CDS encoding SRPBCC domain-containing protein; translated protein: MDTTPFVIERTFDAPINKVWQALTDREKMAKWYFTLDSFEAVVGFEFSFSGGSEQQTYLHLCQVTAVEFEKKLSYTWRYDGYPGNSEVTFELFADGDKTHLKLTHEGLHTFAGNGPDFVRACFAEGWTEIVGNLLKRYVEAN
- a CDS encoding winged helix-turn-helix transcriptional regulator, with the protein product MRRDVFQAIADPTRRQIIGLLAKNPMTLNTVAEKFEISRPAISKHVRILTECGLITVKKQGRERFCSARPEKIKEVADWTEQYRIFWTAKLDALEDFLKSE